Proteins encoded in a region of the Nocardia asteroides genome:
- the rpmB gene encoding 50S ribosomal protein L28, producing the protein MAAVCDVCAKGPGFGKSVSHSHRRTNRRWNPNIQTVRAQVAPGNTRRMNVCTSCLKAGKVVRG; encoded by the coding sequence ATGGCTGCCGTCTGCGACGTCTGCGCCAAGGGCCCCGGCTTCGGGAAGTCGGTCTCGCACTCGCACCGGCGCACCAACCGTCGTTGGAACCCGAACATCCAGACCGTGCGCGCGCAGGTCGCCCCGGGCAACACCCGCCGCATGAACGTGTGCACCTCGTGCCTGAAGGCGGGCAAGGTCGTCCGCGGCTGA
- a CDS encoding MFS transporter — protein MRAPTETPSSLATRRGKLLLALLCTVAFLDFVDGSIVNVALPTIQRELGMSVPTLQWLTSGYLLTYGGLLLLGGRLADLLGRRRVLIAGTVIIGLSSALGGLADSSGPLIGARFAQGIGAALMLPAALSILTTSFREGPDRHTAVGVWGGAAGLASAAGVFVGGVITEGPGWRWVFYVNTPVCLLVLVTIPLLIPDDQRNDIRRGFDVLGTVLATAGLMTLVFGLVKAPEYGWGDARTIGVLGIAAALLVAFVANERAAADPLVPLSIFGVRGLAAANLTHLVIAAGMLSMFFFVTLYMQTVLGYGEFQAGVAYLPVSCTIGIAAGLATKYFAKTGTRIFTVLGSLLCGLGVLLLSRMSVDGSYLTDLLPGMLVLSVGAGAVFVANTTAANAGVPPEQAGLAAALLNTGQQVGGALGLAVLTAIATSHTDTRLAAGHAPIEALNAGFGRALFVGGVIAVAAAIVGLRTVNARGDAEPTTSAAETAAV, from the coding sequence GTGCGCGCACCCACCGAAACACCGTCGTCCTTGGCGACCCGCCGCGGCAAACTCTTGCTGGCACTGCTGTGCACGGTGGCCTTCCTGGATTTCGTGGACGGTTCCATCGTCAACGTCGCGCTGCCGACCATTCAGCGCGAACTCGGCATGTCGGTGCCCACGCTGCAGTGGCTCACCAGCGGATACCTGCTCACCTACGGCGGATTGCTGCTGCTCGGCGGCAGGCTGGCCGATCTGCTCGGACGCCGCCGCGTCCTGATCGCGGGCACCGTGATCATCGGTCTGTCCTCCGCGCTCGGCGGACTGGCCGACAGTAGCGGCCCGCTGATCGGGGCTCGATTCGCCCAGGGGATCGGCGCCGCGCTGATGCTGCCTGCCGCACTGTCGATTCTCACCACCAGTTTCCGGGAGGGCCCCGATCGCCACACCGCCGTCGGAGTCTGGGGCGGCGCGGCCGGACTGGCGTCGGCGGCTGGCGTGTTCGTCGGCGGGGTGATCACCGAAGGGCCGGGCTGGCGTTGGGTCTTCTACGTGAACACGCCGGTCTGCCTACTGGTTCTGGTGACCATCCCCCTGCTGATCCCGGACGATCAGCGCAACGACATCCGGCGCGGGTTCGACGTGCTGGGGACGGTCCTGGCGACCGCAGGCCTGATGACGCTCGTGTTCGGACTGGTGAAGGCGCCCGAATACGGGTGGGGCGACGCGCGCACGATCGGTGTGCTGGGTATCGCGGCAGCGCTGCTCGTCGCGTTCGTCGCCAACGAGCGCGCCGCGGCGGACCCGCTGGTTCCGCTGTCGATCTTCGGTGTGCGTGGATTGGCCGCGGCCAATCTGACGCATCTGGTGATCGCCGCGGGCATGCTGTCGATGTTCTTCTTCGTCACGTTGTACATGCAGACGGTGCTCGGCTACGGGGAATTCCAGGCAGGGGTCGCGTATCTTCCGGTGAGTTGCACGATCGGCATCGCCGCAGGGCTGGCGACGAAATACTTCGCCAAGACCGGAACCCGGATCTTCACGGTGCTCGGGTCACTGCTGTGCGGGCTGGGGGTGCTGCTTCTGTCGCGCATGTCCGTCGACGGCTCCTACCTCACCGATCTGCTGCCGGGCATGCTGGTGCTGTCGGTGGGGGCGGGCGCGGTCTTCGTCGCGAACACCACGGCGGCGAACGCGGGCGTGCCACCCGAGCAGGCCGGTCTGGCCGCCGCCCTGCTCAACACCGGGCAGCAAGTGGGCGGGGCGCTGGGTCTCGCGGTGCTCACCGCCATCGCGACTTCGCACACCGACACGCGACTCGCGGCCGGTCACGCGCCGATCGAGGCCCTGAACGCCGGCTTCGGCCGGGCGCTGTTCGTCGGCGGCGTCATCGCGGTGGCCGCCGCGATCGTGGGGCTGCGGACCGTCAACGCGCGCGGGGACGCCGAACCCACTACGTCCGCCGCGGAAACCGCCGCGGTCTGA
- a CDS encoding DAK2 domain-containing protein yields the protein MDGTALLRWGRTCLAGLEHRRAEINALNVFPVPDADTGTNLLATMRAAVEAGEAAAAQRANSGGSVAHAVAVAMAHGATVGARGNSGIILSQVLRGVADAVDGGPFTADSLRAALTRASELVREALSVPIEGTILTVLDCAAAAAAGCPDQALGDVALAAADGAAKALGDTTFQLGVLRQAGVVDAGARGLVVLLDSLVTVTRGAAPARPEYPRPPTAARIAPPREAEPQYEVMYLLADSDEPKVAALRARLGELGDSVVVVGDGVGAWSAHVHCADAGAAVEAGIAAGKLSRIRVENVALGSRPDVLAGSGDLVAADRGGRARTEDRTNPGDRACDSRVPPMRTEDVTGSAPPADSTQVVAGSLGPATAAAPGTPADRGILAVVDGAGAATLFEDAGAVVLAGDEPVAATTLLAAIRRMPNREVLVLPNGALPAHELVAVGVAARDAHRDVLLLPSASMVQGLAAMAVHDRGRIAVDDAFAMSEAAATTRWGSLRVATERALTMVGTCAPGDGLGLTGHDVVVIERDVRTAGRTLLDRLLAFGGELVTLLMGAAAPDDLGDELAAHIAQNFPGVEVIVYSGGQQGDSVQIGVE from the coding sequence ATGGACGGCACGGCATTGCTGCGCTGGGGCCGCACCTGTCTCGCCGGCCTGGAACACCGGCGCGCGGAGATCAACGCGCTCAATGTCTTTCCCGTCCCGGACGCGGACACCGGCACCAATCTGCTGGCCACCATGCGCGCCGCCGTCGAGGCGGGGGAAGCGGCCGCGGCGCAGCGGGCGAACTCGGGCGGGAGCGTGGCCCATGCCGTCGCCGTCGCGATGGCCCACGGCGCGACCGTCGGCGCCCGCGGCAACTCGGGCATCATCCTGTCTCAGGTGCTGCGTGGCGTCGCGGATGCGGTGGACGGTGGTCCGTTCACGGCCGACAGTCTCCGGGCTGCGCTGACCAGGGCATCCGAACTGGTCCGCGAGGCGCTGAGCGTGCCGATCGAGGGAACCATTCTCACCGTGCTGGACTGTGCGGCCGCGGCGGCCGCCGGGTGCCCGGATCAGGCGCTCGGGGACGTGGCGCTCGCGGCGGCCGACGGTGCGGCCAAAGCGCTCGGCGACACGACCTTTCAATTGGGTGTGCTGCGGCAGGCCGGTGTCGTCGACGCGGGAGCTCGCGGGCTGGTCGTACTGCTGGACAGCTTGGTCACCGTCACACGAGGTGCGGCGCCCGCTCGGCCGGAGTACCCACGCCCCCCGACGGCGGCGCGAATCGCGCCCCCCCGCGAGGCCGAACCGCAGTACGAGGTGATGTACCTGCTGGCCGATTCCGACGAGCCGAAAGTGGCCGCGCTGCGCGCCCGTCTCGGCGAACTCGGCGACTCGGTCGTGGTCGTCGGCGACGGTGTCGGAGCCTGGTCGGCGCATGTGCACTGTGCCGACGCGGGTGCGGCGGTGGAGGCGGGCATCGCGGCGGGCAAGCTCAGCCGCATCCGCGTCGAGAACGTCGCCCTCGGGTCGCGCCCGGACGTGCTCGCCGGGTCCGGCGACCTCGTCGCGGCCGATCGCGGCGGGAGAGCACGAACAGAGGACAGGACCAACCCCGGCGACCGCGCCTGCGACTCTCGTGTCCCGCCGATGCGGACCGAAGACGTCACGGGATCGGCTCCGCCCGCCGATTCGACCCAGGTGGTGGCGGGTTCGCTCGGCCCGGCTACGGCGGCGGCTCCCGGGACTCCGGCCGATCGCGGAATCCTGGCGGTGGTCGACGGCGCGGGCGCCGCGACGCTGTTCGAGGACGCGGGCGCCGTGGTGCTGGCGGGCGACGAGCCGGTCGCCGCCACGACGCTGCTGGCCGCGATCCGGCGGATGCCCAACCGCGAGGTGCTGGTGCTGCCCAACGGCGCGCTGCCCGCGCACGAGTTGGTCGCCGTGGGCGTCGCCGCGCGCGACGCCCACCGGGACGTGCTGTTGCTGCCGAGCGCGTCGATGGTGCAGGGGTTGGCGGCAATGGCCGTGCACGACCGCGGACGGATCGCGGTGGACGACGCCTTCGCCATGTCGGAGGCGGCCGCCACGACACGCTGGGGGTCGCTGCGCGTGGCGACCGAGCGCGCGCTCACCATGGTCGGCACCTGCGCGCCGGGCGACGGGCTCGGTCTGACCGGTCACGATGTCGTCGTGATCGAGCGCGACGTGCGCACGGCCGGGCGGACCCTGTTGGATCGGCTGCTCGCCTTCGGCGGCGAGCTGGTCACGCTGCTGATGGGAGCGGCGGCTCCGGACGACCTCGGCGACGAACTCGCCGCCCATATCGCGCAGAACTTCCCCGGTGTCGAGGTGATCGTGTATTCCGGTGGGCAGCAGGGTGATTCGGTGCAGATCGGAGTGGAGTAG
- the sigJ gene encoding RNA polymerase sigma factor SigJ has protein sequence MTETADEAATRVFADHRELLFSMVYSMLGSVADTEDVLQETWLSWAARLRDGGAEIRHSRAYLVRVAVNHALARRAAINRRRETYVGPWLPEPLVTDGASGHLVEDAAQGALRAESVSMAVLVVLETLTPLERAVFVLHEVFGYPHADIAEILGRAPASIRQLAHRAREHVHARRPRWRADPHTQRRVTEKLLAAQLDGDLAGLLELLAPDVAFWSDGGGKRQAALRPIYGRDKVARLIVSPAVRRHVPDLGVAYRFVNGDAAVLIFSAGAPFAVVVLDIAVPTERIGAIYAVTNPDKLTRIGTGQRPSRG, from the coding sequence ATGACCGAGACCGCGGACGAAGCCGCCACACGTGTGTTCGCCGACCACAGGGAGTTGCTCTTCTCGATGGTCTACTCCATGCTCGGCAGTGTCGCCGACACCGAGGACGTGTTGCAGGAGACCTGGCTGTCCTGGGCCGCGCGCCTACGCGACGGCGGTGCCGAAATCCGGCATTCCCGGGCGTATCTGGTGCGCGTCGCGGTCAACCACGCGCTGGCCCGGCGGGCGGCGATCAATCGGCGGAGGGAGACCTACGTCGGCCCGTGGCTGCCCGAACCGCTGGTCACCGACGGGGCGAGCGGACATCTCGTCGAAGACGCGGCGCAGGGCGCGCTGCGCGCCGAGTCGGTGTCCATGGCCGTGCTCGTCGTGCTGGAGACGCTGACCCCGCTGGAGCGCGCGGTGTTCGTGCTGCACGAGGTGTTCGGCTATCCGCACGCCGACATCGCCGAGATCCTCGGCCGCGCGCCCGCCTCGATTCGCCAGCTCGCGCATCGCGCAAGGGAGCATGTGCACGCTCGGCGGCCACGGTGGCGGGCCGATCCGCACACGCAGCGGCGGGTGACCGAGAAGCTCCTCGCCGCACAGCTCGACGGTGATCTTGCCGGACTGCTGGAACTGCTCGCGCCGGACGTAGCGTTCTGGTCCGACGGCGGCGGAAAGCGGCAGGCCGCGCTGCGGCCGATCTACGGCAGGGACAAGGTCGCTCGCCTGATCGTCAGCCCGGCCGTGCGCCGTCACGTGCCCGATCTCGGTGTCGCATACCGCTTCGTCAACGGCGACGCGGCCGTGCTGATCTTCTCCGCGGGCGCGCCGTTCGCGGTGGTCGTGCTCGACATCGCCGTACCCACCGAGCGGATCGGGGCGATCTACGCCGTGACCAACCCGGACAAGCTCACCAGGATCGGTACCGGTCAGCGCCCGAGCCGTGGATAG
- a CDS encoding enoyl-CoA hydratase/isomerase family protein — translation MTSSEQAGYVTTVDGVLQITIATSANGTSMDFAGINAGTAALNALGSEAGAVLLRGTGRNFCAGGDVRGFAAAQDRSAHIHGLATDLHEFVRALDAVPLPVVAAVQGWAAGAGMSLVCVADIALGGPGTKLRPAYPGIGLSPDGGMSWTLPRIVGRARAREILLTDAVLDADEAVRLGVLGRLVADDEIAEEAQRLARTLAAGPRSTHASIKSLLRQSESATLSDQLDSERDGIAAAAGSATGREGVDAFVAKREPDYAGLA, via the coding sequence ATGACCTCCAGCGAGCAAGCCGGGTACGTGACAACCGTCGACGGCGTCCTCCAGATCACCATCGCCACCTCCGCCAACGGCACGTCCATGGATTTCGCGGGCATCAACGCGGGCACCGCCGCGCTGAACGCACTCGGCTCCGAAGCGGGCGCGGTGCTGCTGCGAGGCACCGGTCGCAACTTCTGTGCGGGCGGCGACGTGCGCGGCTTCGCCGCGGCGCAGGACCGCTCGGCGCACATTCACGGTCTGGCCACAGACCTGCACGAATTCGTCCGGGCGCTGGACGCTGTACCGCTCCCGGTGGTGGCCGCGGTCCAGGGTTGGGCGGCGGGTGCGGGCATGAGCCTGGTCTGCGTGGCCGACATCGCCCTGGGCGGTCCGGGCACCAAGCTGCGCCCCGCTTATCCGGGAATCGGCCTGAGCCCCGACGGCGGCATGTCCTGGACGCTGCCGCGCATCGTCGGTCGGGCGCGGGCCCGCGAGATCCTGCTCACCGATGCCGTCCTCGACGCCGACGAGGCGGTGCGCCTCGGCGTACTGGGCAGGCTGGTCGCCGACGACGAGATCGCCGAGGAGGCGCAGCGACTGGCGCGCACCCTCGCCGCGGGACCGCGGTCCACCCACGCGAGCATCAAATCGCTGCTGCGGCAGTCCGAGAGCGCGACGCTGAGCGATCAGCTCGACAGCGAGCGCGACGGCATCGCTGCGGCCGCCGGCTCCGCCACCGGACGCGAGGGCGTGGACGCGTTCGTGGCGAAGCGTGAGCCCGACTACGCCGGACTCGCCTGA
- the recG gene encoding ATP-dependent DNA helicase RecG, whose product MATLSDRLDHILGAKAAASLADAFDMQTVEDLLRHYPLRYATQGQPLTEEAPEDGSHITVIGRITKAELRPMRNRRGSLLKVVLDTGSGRGVDVTFFNGDKVKYVVREGLRAMMSGTVNYWRPGQWNLSHPGYLILPEAEDDASAVGALTKVRGGGDLRGLAESAKGAGGVDTSFMEREFIPVYPATAKVQSWDVLACVRQVLDQLDPIEDPLPEDVRAERALPNLSDALRLIHLPEHKSDIDQAKDRLRFDEALALQLVLAERRHEVSGRRARACAPRADGIAAAFDQRLPFDLTAGQKQVVAEISADLAREQPMHRLLQGEVGSGKTIVALHAMLQVVDAGLQCALLAPTEVLAAQHYQSLRGMLGELGAAGELGAVDNATRVVLVTGSMSAAAKKAALLEAVTGEAGIVIGTHALIQDNVEFFDLGMVVVDEQHRFGVEQRDALRAKAKAGASPHLLVMTATPIPRTIAMTTLGDLETSTLTELPRGRSPIVSKVVPRRQHPNWVDRAWERIVEEVAAGRQAYVVCSRIGEDEETAGKSRNGRSKSGDGEKEAPNTQAVLDVFEMLRGGPLSGVRVGLLHGRLPADEKDQVMRAFNDGSVDVLVCTTVVEVGVDVPNATVMVIVDADRFGVSQLHQLRGRIGRGKHPGLCLLVTDAAPGGSAMARLDAVAATTDGFELAVLDLRTRREGDVLGAAQSGTARSLRLLSLLDDLEVITAAQEFARAVVASDPGLRRHPGLAGMMHAAVDSERLEYLAKS is encoded by the coding sequence ATGGCGACACTGAGCGATCGGCTCGACCACATTCTCGGGGCCAAGGCGGCGGCTTCCCTGGCGGACGCGTTCGACATGCAGACCGTCGAGGATCTGCTGCGGCACTACCCCCTGCGGTACGCGACGCAGGGCCAGCCGCTCACCGAGGAGGCGCCGGAGGACGGTTCGCACATCACCGTCATCGGACGGATCACCAAGGCCGAGCTGCGTCCGATGCGCAACCGCCGCGGTTCTCTGCTGAAGGTGGTGCTCGACACCGGCTCCGGTCGCGGCGTCGACGTCACCTTCTTCAATGGCGACAAGGTGAAATACGTTGTTCGCGAAGGCCTGCGCGCGATGATGTCGGGCACGGTGAACTACTGGCGCCCCGGGCAGTGGAATCTCAGCCACCCCGGCTACCTGATCCTGCCGGAAGCCGAGGACGACGCCTCGGCGGTCGGCGCGCTGACGAAGGTGCGCGGCGGCGGTGACCTGCGCGGTCTCGCGGAGAGCGCGAAAGGCGCGGGGGGCGTGGACACCTCTTTCATGGAACGCGAGTTCATCCCGGTCTACCCGGCGACGGCCAAGGTGCAGAGCTGGGACGTGCTCGCGTGCGTGCGTCAGGTGCTCGATCAGCTCGATCCCATCGAAGATCCGCTGCCGGAGGACGTGCGGGCCGAACGGGCCCTGCCGAATCTGTCCGACGCGCTGCGCCTGATCCATCTGCCCGAACACAAGTCCGACATCGATCAGGCCAAGGACCGGCTGCGCTTCGACGAGGCGCTGGCTCTGCAACTGGTGCTGGCCGAGCGCAGGCACGAGGTCTCCGGACGCCGCGCTCGCGCCTGCGCGCCGCGCGCCGACGGCATCGCCGCCGCGTTCGACCAGCGGTTGCCTTTCGACCTGACCGCCGGGCAGAAGCAGGTCGTGGCGGAGATCTCCGCCGATCTGGCCCGCGAGCAGCCGATGCACCGGTTGCTGCAAGGTGAGGTGGGCTCCGGGAAGACGATCGTCGCCCTGCACGCCATGCTGCAGGTGGTCGACGCCGGCCTCCAGTGCGCACTGCTCGCCCCGACGGAGGTACTGGCCGCGCAGCACTACCAGTCGCTGCGCGGCATGCTCGGCGAACTGGGCGCCGCCGGCGAATTGGGCGCGGTCGACAACGCCACCCGCGTGGTGCTGGTGACCGGGTCGATGTCGGCCGCGGCCAAGAAGGCGGCGCTGCTGGAGGCGGTGACCGGCGAGGCGGGCATCGTGATCGGCACGCATGCGCTGATCCAGGACAACGTCGAGTTCTTCGACCTCGGCATGGTCGTGGTCGACGAGCAGCATCGTTTCGGTGTGGAGCAGCGAGATGCTCTGCGCGCCAAGGCGAAAGCGGGTGCGAGCCCGCATCTGCTGGTGATGACCGCCACCCCGATCCCACGCACGATCGCCATGACCACCCTCGGCGATCTGGAGACCTCCACGCTGACCGAACTGCCGAGAGGCCGCTCGCCGATCGTCTCCAAGGTGGTGCCGCGCAGGCAGCACCCGAACTGGGTGGATCGTGCCTGGGAGCGGATCGTGGAGGAGGTCGCCGCGGGACGTCAGGCGTACGTGGTGTGTTCGCGCATCGGCGAGGACGAAGAGACGGCGGGCAAGTCCCGCAATGGACGCTCGAAGTCCGGCGACGGCGAGAAGGAGGCCCCGAACACCCAGGCGGTGCTGGACGTGTTCGAGATGCTGCGCGGCGGGCCGCTGTCGGGCGTGCGGGTGGGCCTGCTGCACGGCCGACTGCCCGCCGACGAGAAAGACCAGGTGATGCGCGCGTTCAACGACGGATCGGTGGACGTGCTGGTGTGCACCACGGTGGTCGAGGTCGGTGTGGACGTGCCCAACGCGACGGTGATGGTGATCGTCGACGCGGACCGGTTCGGCGTCAGCCAGTTGCACCAGCTGCGTGGCCGGATCGGCCGGGGCAAGCACCCTGGATTGTGCTTGCTGGTCACGGATGCCGCGCCGGGCGGGTCCGCGATGGCGCGCTTGGACGCGGTGGCCGCCACCACCGACGGCTTCGAACTCGCGGTGCTCGACCTGCGTACCCGCCGCGAGGGCGACGTGCTCGGCGCCGCGCAGTCCGGTACGGCCCGTTCGCTGCGGCTGCTGTCGCTGCTGGACGATCTGGAGGTCATCACCGCCGCTCAGGAATTCGCCCGGGCCGTGGTGGCATCCGATCCCGGGCTGCGCAGGCATCCCGGTCTCGCGGGGATGATGCACGCCGCCGTCGATTCCGAGCGCTTGGAGTACTTGGCCAAGTCCTGA
- a CDS encoding GNAT family N-acetyltransferase codes for MSEHPWRVQPLVAGYTHSLAECHIACWREAFRGLAPAHVLDAFDVGRRAEQWERDRVRYPGRTHVAIIDDEVIGFSSAGPPDDADAVTPLELHALYVRSRWHGSGVADNLIRAALDPDAACSLWVFERNARAQAFYRRHGFVLDGTRKVESFTAAMEVRMVRKPTMRADPAPDGTR; via the coding sequence GTGAGCGAACATCCGTGGCGAGTCCAGCCCTTGGTCGCGGGGTACACCCACAGCCTCGCCGAATGTCACATCGCCTGCTGGCGCGAGGCGTTTCGGGGACTGGCGCCCGCGCACGTGCTCGACGCCTTCGATGTCGGGCGGCGGGCCGAGCAGTGGGAACGCGATCGGGTGCGCTATCCGGGCCGCACCCACGTCGCGATCATCGATGACGAAGTGATCGGATTCTCCAGCGCGGGCCCGCCCGATGACGCGGACGCGGTGACTCCACTCGAACTGCACGCACTCTACGTTCGATCCCGCTGGCACGGCAGCGGTGTGGCCGACAATCTGATCCGCGCCGCACTCGACCCGGACGCTGCGTGCTCGCTCTGGGTGTTCGAGCGGAACGCGCGCGCTCAGGCGTTCTACCGGCGGCATGGTTTCGTGCTCGACGGCACCCGCAAGGTCGAGTCGTTCACCGCCGCGATGGAGGTGCGCATGGTGCGCAAGCCGACGATGCGCGCGGACCCCGCACCGGACGGCACTCGCTAG
- a CDS encoding uracil-DNA glycosylase: protein MGTKPLTEIMDPGWAKALEPVADRIAAMGEFLRAENAAGRGYLPSGENVLRAFQRPFDAVRVLVVGQDPYPTPGHPMGLSFSVAPDVSPIPRSLANIFAEYSKDLGHPTPSCGDLSPWSDQGVLMLNRVLTVSPGKPASHRGKGWEAVTEQAIRALVARDEPLVAILWGRDAATLKPLLAESEIPYIESAHPSPLSASRGFFGSRPFSRVNELLDELGAEPVDWRLP, encoded by the coding sequence ATGGGCACGAAACCATTGACGGAAATCATGGATCCGGGCTGGGCGAAGGCACTCGAGCCGGTGGCGGACCGGATCGCCGCCATGGGCGAATTCCTTCGTGCCGAGAACGCCGCGGGCCGCGGCTACCTGCCGTCCGGTGAGAACGTCCTGCGCGCCTTCCAGCGTCCGTTCGACGCGGTGCGCGTGCTCGTCGTCGGTCAGGACCCCTATCCGACGCCCGGCCATCCCATGGGGCTGAGTTTCTCCGTCGCGCCGGACGTTTCGCCGATCCCGCGCAGCCTGGCCAACATCTTCGCCGAATACAGCAAGGATCTCGGCCACCCCACGCCCTCCTGCGGCGATCTGAGCCCGTGGTCGGACCAGGGTGTGCTGATGCTCAACCGAGTGCTCACCGTTTCTCCCGGCAAGCCCGCCTCGCACCGGGGCAAGGGCTGGGAGGCGGTCACCGAACAGGCGATCCGCGCCTTGGTCGCCAGGGACGAGCCGTTGGTGGCGATCCTGTGGGGCAGGGACGCGGCGACGCTCAAGCCGTTGCTGGCAGAATCCGAGATTCCCTATATCGAGTCCGCGCATCCGTCGCCGCTGTCGGCGTCGCGCGGGTTCTTCGGTTCCCGCCCCTTCTCGCGAGTGAACGAACTACTCGACGAACTGGGGGCCGAACCGGTTGACTGGCGCCTGCCCTGA
- a CDS encoding alpha/beta hydrolase: MSNANNLLEPSRLRLRGSGGIELAADQFGPVDGPLVVFLHGGGQTRHSWKQTGARLGASGMRVVTVDARGHGDSQWAPDRDYRRQTMAEDLLRVLEQLGAPAVVVGASMGGITGLLATARPGGEAISALVLVDIVTRPEPEGIARVIDFLGKHRDGFDTIEQAADAVAEYLPHRPRPKSTDGLLRNLRERDGRWYWHWDPDMLGDRVEDPSAMTEPMEDAARALRIPVLLVRGMRSDVVSAEGAEAFQRLVPHAQLVEIGGAAHTAAGDDNDSFTDAVAKFVLGTWE; encoded by the coding sequence GTGAGTAATGCGAACAATCTTCTCGAACCGTCCCGGCTCCGGCTGCGCGGTTCGGGCGGAATCGAGCTGGCCGCCGATCAGTTCGGCCCGGTCGACGGCCCGCTCGTCGTCTTCCTGCATGGTGGCGGGCAGACCCGGCACTCGTGGAAGCAGACCGGCGCGCGGCTCGGCGCGTCGGGAATGCGGGTCGTCACCGTCGACGCCCGCGGTCACGGCGACAGCCAGTGGGCGCCGGATCGCGACTACCGACGGCAGACCATGGCCGAGGACCTGCTGCGGGTGCTGGAACAGCTGGGCGCGCCCGCGGTGGTCGTCGGGGCCAGCATGGGCGGGATCACCGGACTGCTCGCCACCGCACGGCCCGGCGGGGAGGCGATCAGCGCTCTCGTCCTCGTCGACATCGTGACCAGGCCCGAGCCGGAGGGAATCGCCCGGGTAATCGACTTCCTCGGCAAGCATCGCGACGGCTTCGACACCATCGAGCAGGCGGCCGACGCGGTCGCGGAGTACCTGCCGCACCGCCCGCGCCCGAAGAGTACCGACGGCCTGCTCCGCAATCTGCGCGAGCGCGACGGCCGCTGGTACTGGCACTGGGACCCGGACATGCTCGGCGACCGGGTCGAGGACCCGTCGGCGATGACCGAGCCGATGGAGGACGCGGCGCGGGCGCTGCGCATTCCGGTGCTGCTGGTCCGCGGCATGCGTTCGGATGTGGTGAGCGCCGAGGGAGCCGAGGCGTTCCAGCGGCTGGTGCCGCACGCCCAGCTCGTGGAGATCGGCGGCGCCGCGCACACCGCCGCAGGCGACGACAACGACTCGTTCACCGACGCGGTGGCGAAATTCGTACTCGGCACCTGGGAATGA